ATACCAGCGCCAATATTAAAGGACTCATCGCCCCATAATGGTGGGAATACAATGTCGCCGCGGCTGTCTTTTATGCCTTCGCCATTATCACCATGGCAGGTAGCACACTGAGCATAATAGAGCTTTTCACCACGTACCGGATCACCGACTAAAGTAGTATCAACCTCACCGGCATTATTGATATCGACTTTTTGATCTTTAGGGGTGTTTTGGCTAAGCCACTTCATATAGGCAATCATGGCTTTCATCTCAGGACCTTCGCGATCCAGTGGCACCCCATTCATAGAGCGCTGGAAGCAGCCATTAATCCGCCCTTCCATATCTACCTCTTTACCGGCGCGCGGCATAACTCTAGGGTAAGTGTTATAGCTGTTGATGTACGGATCGCCAAGTGGGACTTTACCTTGCGAGATATGGCAGCTATTACAGTTCATCTGAGCGCCTACGTTTTGGGGTAGTAAACGCTTGGTCTCGTTCAATAAGCGTTTACCATAAAATATCTCATCAGCATTAGGCTCATCCAAGATAGCTGTATCCTGTGGCAACACATAAGTACCGATATCTTCGTTAGCATCGTCAGCTGTTACCAGATTGAACTCTGATGCTTGACGCTCGATGGGTTCAGGCTGAGAGCAACCACTGATAGCAACAATGGCACTGATGCTCGCTGCTAACAGGACAGTAGTAGATCTGCCAGCAACATGAGGTCGATTAAAGAGTGATTTATTCATTATTTTGCTCCTTGTGTGGCAGCATCAATACTTAGGTCTGGGGCGATGTCTGTACCAGTTTTAGGCTTCTTGGCGAGGAAGGCACGCATTTCAACCACATCATTCACATCAATCTCAGGCGCCTGATTGGTCCAGCTATTACGCACATAGTTGACCACTTCTGCTACATCAGCATCGCTTAGGTTGGTGAATTCGGGCATAGTAAAGGCCATGCGGTCATGTGGGGTCTCAGGCATCCTGCCGCCACCTAAAGTAATTTGTAATACTGAGTCGGCATTTTTGGAGAAAACCGCACTGTTAGCATCGAGTGCTGGGAAGATACGAGGAACCCCTTTGCCATCCGCACGGTGACAGATTTGGCAATATTCAGCGTACAAGATAGCGCCGCGCGAATCATAATCGCCATCTAATAATTTTTGGGTGGTAACGTCTGCTTTCTCAGGGAGAGTGACTTCTTTACCAGGGGCGGGGCTAAGAGTTTTTAAGTAAGAAGACATAGCGTTAATATCATCTTCTGTCATATATTGGGTACTATGTTCAACCACTTCTGCCATCGCACCAAAGGCGGCTGTAGTATCGGTACGACCAGTTTTAAAGAAGTCATTGAGCTCATCAACGCTCCATGTTGCAAGGCCGCGATGCTCACCGCGAATGCTCTTTGCACGCCAGCCATCGATAACCGCACCGCTTAAGTATTCATCAGAATCAGCATTGCTCAGCGCGATTTCTTGATAACCGATACCACGCTCGGTATGACAAGAGCCACAGTGACCAGGCCCTTCGATTAGGTATTGACCACGAGCTAATACCGCATCGTTGGTCTCGGGTACAAACTCACGTTTTGGGGCAAATAGCGCTTGCCAATAAGCCAAAGGCCAGCGCCAGTTAGTCACAGGAGGCAACTCACTTTTTAGGTTGGCCTGATTGACCGGCTTTACAGCAGACATAAAGTAAGCATACATCGCTGCCATGTCTTCATCGGGCATGATTTGGTAGGAGGGGTACGGCATAGCAGGGTACAAAGCTTTATTGCCAGGGGCGACACCATGCTTGACGGCGTTTTTAAAATCATCAAAGCTATAATTGCCAATACCCGTCTCTTTATCCGGGGTAATATTGGTAGAGTAAATGGCACCTAACGGCGTTAGCATAGGTAGGCCGCCAGCGTAAGCTTCACCATCAAGGGTAGAGTGACAAGCAACACAATCAGCGGTACGAGTGACATACTCACCTTTTTTTATGAGCTCAGGATCAGTTATATTAACCTCAATATCGCTACTACTGGTGCGTAAATTGGGTAATAATATACCGATAATAAAGGCGATTGCCAGCCCTATGACGGCAGCCATTATTATAGTTAGTGGCCACTTTTTCATAAGCTTGCCCTCCATGATAATTTATTTTTTGATAATCTCTTTGCTAAGCTCAGTATTGAGTGCAACAATTAACGTAACCAATTACAGTGTTGCTATAT
This sequence is a window from Psychrobacter jeotgali. Protein-coding genes within it:
- a CDS encoding c-type cytochrome, whose translation is MNKSLFNRPHVAGRSTTVLLAASISAIVAISGCSQPEPIERQASEFNLVTADDANEDIGTYVLPQDTAILDEPNADEIFYGKRLLNETKRLLPQNVGAQMNCNSCHISQGKVPLGDPYINSYNTYPRVMPRAGKEVDMEGRINGCFQRSMNGVPLDREGPEMKAMIAYMKWLSQNTPKDQKVDINNAGEVDTTLVGDPVRGEKLYYAQCATCHGDNGEGIKDSRGDIVFPPLWGDESFNIGAGMARTYKAAAFVKYNMPMGIQTKGLWGHGNVLSDQDAVDVAEFFTHKPRPDFAGKVNDWPSGKKPKDARY
- a CDS encoding cytochrome c, which encodes MKKWPLTIIMAAVIGLAIAFIIGILLPNLRTSSSDIEVNITDPELIKKGEYVTRTADCVACHSTLDGEAYAGGLPMLTPLGAIYSTNITPDKETGIGNYSFDDFKNAVKHGVAPGNKALYPAMPYPSYQIMPDEDMAAMYAYFMSAVKPVNQANLKSELPPVTNWRWPLAYWQALFAPKREFVPETNDAVLARGQYLIEGPGHCGSCHTERGIGYQEIALSNADSDEYLSGAVIDGWRAKSIRGEHRGLATWSVDELNDFFKTGRTDTTAAFGAMAEVVEHSTQYMTEDDINAMSSYLKTLSPAPGKEVTLPEKADVTTQKLLDGDYDSRGAILYAEYCQICHRADGKGVPRIFPALDANSAVFSKNADSVLQITLGGGRMPETPHDRMAFTMPEFTNLSDADVAEVVNYVRNSWTNQAPEIDVNDVVEMRAFLAKKPKTGTDIAPDLSIDAATQGAK